The genome window GGCGCCTCCCTCATCAAGTCCAGCGGCGAAGTCTACATCAAGCCGAACGGGGTCGGCCAGCAACCGTACGCTTTCACCAGGCCCGAGGTCCTCGAGGCTGCCATCAGGTACTGGCAGTCCGCCGGCGCGAAGAGAGTATACGTGCTCGAGAACAGCACGCAGGGCGCCTTGACGAGGACGGTCTTCGAGTTCACCGGTTACGGGGAGGTCTGCAAGCGCACGCGCGCGCAGCCCGTATATCTGGACGAAGAGAGAACGGTGCCCTGTCTCTTCTCAGGCAAGGGCCCGGCGGGCGAAGGAACTCCGGACGGTTACCACCGGACCAGCTTCGGCATGCCGGCAGTCGTTGCGGAGAAGCTCATCGAGGAGAAGGAGCGCAACCTTTACGTCAACATCCCCAAGCTTAAGACCCACCCCATGGCGGTGGTGACGCTGGGGATCAAGAACCAGTGGGGACTCGTCCCTCACGGCGACCGCATCGCCGACCACAACTACAACCTCCACAGCAAGCTGGTAGACGTTTTGGCGCACGTGCGGCCCGACGTGACGCTCATCGAGGGCGTCGAGGGAACGATCTACGGGCATTATCCGCCCCTCGCTCTCGCCGACAAGTGCGTCAGGCCGTTCCGGGTCCTGATTGGCGGGCTTAACGTCGTCGCTGTCGATGCCGTGGGCGCGAAGGTCTTCGGGATGGGGATCGAGGACGTGCCCCACATCAAGCTGGCGATCGAACGGGGACTCGGCGGCGGCGTTGGAACTCTCGACGACGTTTCGCTCGCCGGGGACTTTGACGACGTGCAGCGCATCGACCTTCTCGACGAATTGGCCGATTTCGGCGGAAGGTACCCCCATGCACTGTATCCGGCCTTCCCCACGGATGTCGCGGTCGTAACCGGAAAAGAGATGGCGTGCAACGACGGCTGCCTTGGCGGGGCGCTTTCCGGCATACAGCTTCTTTACCTGGACAGCGGAGGAAAGGGCGG of Dehalococcoidia bacterium contains these proteins:
- a CDS encoding DUF362 domain-containing protein, whose translation is MKGYAHPVSQNTVVLRRLRAEHGRDGFTRYLPLGTEVVGEIEKAVKDVFDALGGASLIKSSGEVYIKPNGVGQQPYAFTRPEVLEAAIRYWQSAGAKRVYVLENSTQGALTRTVFEFTGYGEVCKRTRAQPVYLDEERTVPCLFSGKGPAGEGTPDGYHRTSFGMPAVVAEKLIEEKERNLYVNIPKLKTHPMAVVTLGIKNQWGLVPHGDRIADHNYNLHSKLVDVLAHVRPDVTLIEGVEGTIYGHYPPLALADKCVRPFRVLIGGLNVVAVDAVGAKVFGMGIEDVPHIKLAIERGLGGGVGTLDDVSLAGDFDDVQRIDLLDELADFGGRYPHALYPAFPTDVAVVTGKEMACNDGCLGGALSGIQLLYLDSGGKGGWTLVAGKGFDAREIDGLDGPVMVAGGCAVEEVGDRLAKRLGRKKVYLVDGCCDLTGTTEALCHLMRVDAVRVGSSPRRIGLLKAFEILLRARLNRSSGRQVSVFSKAFKKR